A genomic stretch from Aedes albopictus strain Foshan chromosome 2, AalbF5, whole genome shotgun sequence includes:
- the LOC109398683 gene encoding endocuticle structural glycoprotein SgAbd-5: MKFLIAFAALVAVALAAPADERDAHVVRYDNDHHGIDGYNVAYETSNGIAGKEQAELRSFGDDVAAIVVRGSYSYTGADGQVYTVNYVADENGFQPEAAHIPRA, from the coding sequence ATGAAATTCCTGATTGCATTCGCCGCCCTCGTTGCCGTTGCCCTGGCTGCCCCCGCTGATGAACGGGACGCCCATGTCGTCCGGTACGATAACGACCACCACGGAATCGATGGATATAATGTGGCGTACGAAACCAGCAACGGAATCGCCGGAAAGGAACAGGCTGAGCTGAGATCTTTCGGAGATGACGTCGCCGCCATCGTCGTTCGGGGATCGTACTCGTACACCGGTGCCGACGGACAGGTCTACACCGTGAACTACGTTGCGGATGAGAACGGATTCCAGCCGGAAGCTGCCCATATTCCTCGTGCCTAA